A single window of Paroedura picta isolate Pp20150507F chromosome 8, Ppicta_v3.0, whole genome shotgun sequence DNA harbors:
- the DUSP5 gene encoding dual specificity protein phosphatase 5, which yields MKVTSLDSRQLKPLLRKEPAGCLVLDCRPYLAYSASCLRDSLNVNLNSVVIRRARGRPVPLHFVVPDEAARGRLLLPPDGRDGDGAPSRRLTAVVVLDQNTRHWRKLKKDSTAQIVLNTLLAGLPEPGPRVCFLKGGYDTFYSLYPEFCVDIKPVSQERSETEKTISSHYEKQCLHHKPAYDQGGPVEILPFLYLGSAYHASKCEFLANLNITALLNVSRKSSESFTDQYCYKWIPVEDNHTADISSHFQEAIDFIDRIRRAGGKILVHCEAGISRSPTICMAYLMKMRKFRLEEAFDYIKQRRSLISPNFGFMGQLLQYESEILSSTPSPPVASCKRDAVSFFTEELSLSKSFEGSCYTFPTSVLNSVPIHSPVHQLKLNPIAATSSCWTLLGARDNTVQ from the exons ATGAAGGTCACCTCGCTCGACTCCCGCCAGCTGAAGCCGCTGCTGCGGAAGGAGCCGGCCGGCTGCCTGGTGCTGGACTGCAGACCCTACCTGGCGTACTCGGCCTCCTGCCTGCGGGACTCGCTCAACGTCAACCTCAACTCGGTGGTGATCCGGCGGGCCCGCGGGCGGCCCGTGCCTTTGCACTTCGTGGTGCCCGACGAGGCGGCCCGCGGGCGCCTGCTCCTGCCGCCGGACGGAAGAGACGGCGACGGGGCGCCCTCGCGGCGGCTGACGGCCGTCGTCGTCCTCGACCAGAACACGCGGCACTGGCGGAAGCTCAAGAAGGACAGCACGGCGCAGATCGTACTCAACACGCTGCTGGCCGGCCTGCCCGAGCCGGGGCCCCGCGTCTGCTTCCTGAAAG GAGGGTATGATACCTTTTATTCTCTGTACCCTGAATTCTGCGTAGATATAAAGCCTGTGTCCCAAGAGAGAAGTGAAACAGAGAAAACCATCAGTAGCCACTATGAGAAGCAGTGCCTCCACCACAAACCAGCGTATGATCAG GGTGGCCCAGTGGAGATCCTACCTTTCCTGTACCTTGGCAGTGCCTATCATGCTTCTAAGTGTGAGTTCTTAGCCAATCTGAACATCACTGCACTCCTGAATGTTTCCAGAAAGAGCTCGGAGTCCTTTACAGACCAATATTGCTATAAATGGATTCCAGTGGAGGATAACCATACAGCAGACATCAGTTCACACTTTCAGGAAGCTATAGATTTTATTG ACCGCATCAGACGGGCCGGGGGCAAAATCTTGGTGCACTGTGAAGCTGGAATTTCTCGCTCTCCCACGATCTGCATGGCTTATCTCATGAAAATGAGAAAGTTCCGTCTGGAGGAGGCTTTTGATTACATCAAACAACGTAGGAGTCTGATCTCACCAAACTTTGGTTTCATGGGCCAGCTGCTGCAGTATGAGTCAGAAATACTGTCTTCAACACCCAGCCCTCCTGTTGCCTCTTGCAAAAGGGATGCTGTGTCTTTCTTTACTGAAGAACTCTCCTTGAGTAAAAGCTTTGAAGGCTCCTGTTACACTTTTCCTACCTCAGTTTTGAATTCTGTACCAATTCACTCACCCGTCCATCAGCTAAAACTTAATCCTATTGCTGCAACTTCATCCTGCTGGACCCTTCTGGGAGCCAGGGACAATACAGTCCAGTGA